A window from uncultured Desulfobacter sp. encodes these proteins:
- the hisI gene encoding phosphoribosyl-AMP cyclohydrolase produces MPELDFEKTGGLIPAIAQDVDTGEVLMMAYMNKEAFEETLACGNAVYYSRSRNKLWKKGETSGHVQLVKEIRVDCDNDTVLLKVTQVGGAACHKGYKSCFYRVVENNEFKIVEQRVFDPEKVYK; encoded by the coding sequence ATGCCGGAACTTGATTTTGAAAAAACCGGCGGGCTGATCCCCGCCATTGCCCAGGATGTGGATACAGGTGAGGTGCTAATGATGGCCTACATGAACAAAGAGGCCTTTGAAGAGACACTTGCCTGCGGCAATGCCGTCTATTACAGCCGGTCCAGGAACAAATTATGGAAAAAGGGAGAAACCTCGGGACACGTTCAACTGGTCAAGGAGATCCGGGTGGACTGCGACAACGACACTGTGCTTCTCAAGGTGACCCAGGTGGGCGGTGCCGCCTGCCACAAAGGATATAAGAGCTGTTTTTACCGCGTAGTTGAAAACAATGAATTTAAAATAGTTGAACAGCGGGTCTTTGATCCGGAAAAGGTGTACAAGTAA
- a CDS encoding HNH endonuclease has product MTDINNFFSFPDDIVTKKERSKARELRNSQWWKRKRSSGICHYCGERFPPKELTMDHVIPLSRGGRSEKFNLVPCCKECNTQKQRMLPAEWDEHMERLTADKKNRPD; this is encoded by the coding sequence ATGACAGATATAAATAATTTTTTTTCTTTTCCCGACGATATTGTAACAAAAAAAGAGCGATCCAAGGCCAGGGAGCTTCGGAACAGCCAGTGGTGGAAGCGAAAACGATCATCCGGCATATGTCACTATTGCGGGGAGCGGTTCCCCCCCAAAGAACTGACTATGGATCACGTGATACCCCTATCCCGGGGCGGGCGCTCGGAGAAATTTAACCTGGTGCCATGCTGCAAGGAATGCAATACGCAAAAACAACGCATGCTGCCGGCAGAGTGGGACGAACATATGGAACGGCTGACGGCTGATAAAAAAAACCGACCAGATTAA
- the yihA gene encoding ribosome biogenesis GTP-binding protein YihA/YsxC, with the protein MKIRAVEFVKSAVKPAQYPEYGFPEIAFAGRSNVGKSSLINTLINRKDMVKTSSRPGCTQLINFFLVNGDLSRGDLSQGEASQEALSLVDLPGYGYAKVSKTIRAQWQPMVDNYVGTRDNLMGLILLMDIRRDPGKEELDMVRWLETKQIPCLLVLTKADKLSKTKQLKQLDAACKAFNRDRNGIVLFSAKTRQGRQTIWDEIQNLIDWYQEED; encoded by the coding sequence ATGAAAATCCGCGCCGTTGAATTTGTAAAAAGTGCGGTTAAACCCGCCCAGTACCCGGAATACGGTTTCCCGGAAATCGCGTTTGCGGGCAGGTCAAATGTGGGAAAATCGTCTTTGATCAACACCTTGATTAACCGCAAGGATATGGTTAAAACAAGTTCCCGGCCCGGCTGCACCCAGTTGATTAATTTCTTTCTGGTCAATGGGGATTTGTCCCGGGGCGATTTGTCCCAGGGAGAGGCCTCCCAGGAGGCGCTCTCCCTGGTTGACCTTCCCGGGTACGGATATGCCAAGGTGTCCAAAACAATCAGGGCACAATGGCAGCCCATGGTGGACAACTATGTGGGAACGCGCGATAATCTGATGGGCCTGATTCTCCTCATGGATATCCGCAGGGATCCCGGCAAAGAAGAACTTGACATGGTCCGCTGGCTTGAAACAAAGCAGATACCTTGCCTCCTGGTGCTGACCAAAGCGGATAAATTGTCAAAAACCAAACAGTTAAAACAATTGGATGCTGCCTGCAAGGCGTTTAACCGGGATCGCAACGGAATCGTTCTTTTTTCGGCCAAAACCCGCCAGGGCCGGCAGACCATATGGGATGAAATCCAAAACCTCATTGACTGGTATCAGGAGGAGGATTAG
- a CDS encoding GTP-binding protein, protein MNQVLKKTDPSIRLVTVAGPPSSGKTSLILHTAAVLLEQGLRIGIIKFDCLTGDDHKRYEQAGLPVKKGLAGGLCPDHFFIANIEACVQWGIGQGFDMLISESAGLCNRCSPHIKGILAVCVIDHLSGVHTPRKIGPMLKNADLVVLTKGDIVSQAEREIFAFRVRQANAKAAVLPVNGLTGQGSLLCAGHFKTAAAIETLNDMRLRFTMPAALCSYCLGETKIGPDSQIGNVKTMDFT, encoded by the coding sequence ATGAACCAGGTATTGAAAAAAACAGATCCATCCATCAGGCTGGTAACGGTGGCAGGCCCGCCCTCAAGCGGAAAAACATCGTTGATTCTGCACACGGCTGCAGTGCTTTTGGAACAAGGGCTTCGCATCGGCATCATCAAGTTTGACTGCCTCACCGGAGACGACCATAAAAGATATGAGCAGGCGGGGCTGCCTGTGAAAAAGGGACTGGCCGGCGGGCTGTGCCCGGACCATTTTTTCATTGCCAACATTGAAGCCTGTGTGCAATGGGGTATCGGGCAAGGCTTCGATATGCTGATCAGTGAAAGCGCAGGGCTTTGTAATCGCTGCTCGCCCCATATTAAGGGAATTTTGGCCGTTTGTGTCATTGACCATTTAAGCGGTGTGCACACCCCCAGAAAAATCGGTCCCATGCTGAAAAACGCCGACCTTGTGGTGCTGACCAAAGGGGACATTGTCTCCCAGGCTGAACGGGAAATTTTCGCCTTTCGTGTCCGCCAGGCCAATGCCAAGGCCGCAGTACTGCCGGTCAATGGGCTGACCGGCCAGGGCTCTTTGCTGTGTGCCGGTCATTTTAAAACAGCCGCGGCCATTGAAACATTAAATGACATGCGGCTGCGGTTTACCATGCCGGCTGCCCTATGTTCCTATTGTCTGGGTGAAACCAAAATCGGACCGGACAGTCAGATCGGCAATGTTAAAACCATGGATTTTACGTGA
- a CDS encoding ISAs1 family transposase, whose amino-acid sequence MPMHEKSIDEFFAKIEDPRHHNKCHKLIDVIIIAICGVVAGADTYEQIENFGKQRKRWLPKFLELPYGIPSHDTFGRIFERMNPQEFQGSFKQWIASVAKQTKGEVVAIDGKTLRRSHNKADDKKAIHMISAWASSNKVVLGQLKTEEKSNEITAIPYLLKLLDLSGCIITIDAMGTQKKIAQVIMAQKNDYILALKENHKTLYNDTSLFFENMIDMKKAGYVFDENTTVDGEHGRIETRRHVMTSDIDWLTDKGNWAGLKSLGMVESTREINGEVSHEKRYYISSLDCCAETFGDAVRKHWGIENSVHWVLDIAFREDESRIRKGFGPENFAAIRHIALNLLREHKGFKGSIKSKRLNAAMDQEYLKEVMFG is encoded by the coding sequence TTGCCAATGCATGAAAAATCAATAGATGAATTTTTTGCAAAAATAGAAGACCCTCGGCATCACAACAAATGCCATAAACTGATTGATGTTATCATCATTGCCATTTGCGGTGTCGTTGCCGGAGCTGATACTTATGAGCAAATTGAAAATTTTGGAAAACAACGGAAACGGTGGCTTCCAAAATTTTTGGAACTGCCTTATGGGATACCGTCCCACGATACGTTTGGCAGAATATTTGAACGAATGAATCCCCAGGAGTTCCAAGGCAGCTTTAAACAATGGATTGCCTCAGTAGCCAAGCAAACAAAAGGCGAAGTTGTCGCCATTGATGGAAAAACATTAAGACGTTCTCATAATAAGGCGGACGATAAAAAAGCCATCCACATGATTAGCGCCTGGGCATCCTCAAATAAGGTTGTACTTGGGCAGCTTAAAACGGAAGAAAAATCGAATGAGATTACAGCCATCCCTTACCTTCTAAAATTGCTCGATTTATCTGGGTGTATCATCACCATTGACGCCATGGGTACACAAAAAAAGATTGCACAGGTGATAATGGCGCAAAAAAATGATTATATACTTGCTTTAAAAGAAAACCACAAAACCCTTTATAATGATACAAGTCTATTTTTTGAAAACATGATAGACATGAAAAAAGCAGGCTATGTTTTCGATGAAAATACAACAGTGGACGGCGAGCATGGTCGAATTGAAACTCGTCGGCATGTAATGACATCAGATATAGATTGGCTTACTGACAAAGGTAATTGGGCGGGACTTAAATCTTTGGGGATGGTTGAAAGCACAAGAGAAATCAATGGAGAGGTCAGCCATGAGAAACGCTATTATATATCAAGTCTTGACTGTTGTGCGGAAACATTTGGGGACGCAGTCAGAAAGCATTGGGGGATTGAAAATTCGGTTCATTGGGTTTTGGATATAGCCTTTCGAGAAGATGAAAGCAGGATCAGGAAAGGATTTGGACCGGAAAATTTTGCAGCAATTCGTCACATTGCCTTAAATCTGCTTAGAGAGCATAAAGGATTTAAAGGCAGCATCAAATCAAAGCGTTTAAATGCTGCAATGGACCAGGAATATCTCAAAGAGGTGATGTTTGGTTGA
- a CDS encoding ABC transporter substrate-binding protein — MPFNIHADLKIYQIIQRFPQTRPVFTANGLGALVNEDAMRVLAPFLTLGTALKSRFINIEAFIEMLEGAIAQDPAIDAPGLSSMEAQKDLTFLGLMPCGLKMPFSRAFSQFLNDLSAQEGLDIQSAVEGNVNQELSYYSYVDTIESKEELPDIIVSADFNVFLGQRFYNNFVAPGHFTGYGELAAGPNFSDAQILDPKNEYTILCINPLVVIANLDQLEGRELPRTWADMLAPEWEKSVIIRGGDGFYCHAVLLPTFKEHGNKGLEALAKNVLEGLHPSQMVNRIDSNGPGALYVMPAFFADRIRHKERIKIIWPEDGALASPVILQVKPDKKEELKPVLDYLVGTQLAQILGGAGFPVPHADVKADVQDKPLKWLGWDFLRQNDLPALNVEIDKIFMPLAP, encoded by the coding sequence ATGCCATTCAACATTCATGCAGACCTAAAAATATATCAAATAATCCAGCGGTTTCCCCAGACCCGGCCTGTTTTTACGGCAAACGGTCTGGGTGCCCTGGTCAATGAAGATGCCATGCGCGTGCTCGCACCGTTTTTAACTCTGGGCACAGCATTAAAAAGTCGGTTCATCAACATTGAGGCATTCATTGAGATGCTTGAGGGTGCCATTGCCCAAGATCCGGCCATTGACGCCCCGGGGCTCTCCTCCATGGAAGCACAGAAAGACTTAACATTTCTTGGGCTTATGCCCTGCGGGTTAAAAATGCCTTTCAGCCGGGCGTTTTCCCAATTTTTGAACGATCTTTCAGCCCAGGAAGGGCTTGATATTCAATCGGCGGTTGAAGGCAATGTAAACCAGGAACTGTCTTACTATTCCTATGTTGACACCATCGAATCCAAAGAGGAACTGCCGGATATTATTGTGTCGGCGGATTTCAATGTATTTTTAGGCCAGCGGTTTTACAACAATTTTGTGGCACCGGGACATTTCACTGGTTATGGCGAACTGGCTGCCGGTCCTAATTTTTCCGACGCACAAATTTTAGATCCCAAAAACGAATATACCATTTTATGCATTAATCCCCTGGTGGTGATTGCCAACCTTGATCAGCTGGAGGGTCGGGAACTGCCGCGCACCTGGGCGGATATGCTGGCACCGGAGTGGGAAAAAAGCGTGATCATCAGGGGCGGAGACGGATTCTATTGCCATGCGGTCCTGCTGCCCACGTTCAAGGAGCATGGGAACAAAGGCTTAGAGGCCTTGGCGAAAAACGTACTCGAAGGGCTTCATCCGTCCCAGATGGTCAACCGGATAGACAGCAACGGCCCCGGCGCACTGTATGTGATGCCTGCCTTTTTTGCCGACCGTATCCGGCACAAGGAGCGAATCAAAATAATATGGCCCGAGGACGGGGCACTGGCAAGCCCGGTGATTCTCCAGGTCAAACCTGACAAAAAAGAGGAACTCAAACCGGTTCTTGATTATCTTGTGGGCACCCAGCTTGCTCAAATTCTTGGCGGCGCAGGATTCCCAGTGCCCCATGCAGATGTGAAGGCCGATGTACAGGACAAACCCTTGAAATGGCTGGGGTGGGACTTTTTAAGGCAAAACGATTTACCAGCCTTAAATGTTGAAATTGATAAGATTTTCATGCCCCTGGCACCTTGA
- the dusB gene encoding tRNA dihydrouridine synthase DusB gives MKIKDLEINGVTFLAPLAGITNLPFRQLIKDCGCAVVCSEMISAKGIFYNSEKTITLLESKESERPLSVQIFGSDPVSMGQAAAFISDLGTADIIDINFGCSVRKVIKQGAGVALMKEPGLAQKIIKAVREATSLPFTIKIRSGWDASGDQAVNLAKIAEDQGVDAIVVHPRTAAQGFKGQADWQQIARVKQAIQIPVIGNGDIITPQDAGDMLSQTGCDAVMVGRAAMANPFILSQIEQYVAHGTFTRPEPWDIFRKMEALTQGYVSYFGEITACRMLRGRLAWFVRGLPGSAVFRKELSTLDSSAQAHEMIREFEAGLNA, from the coding sequence ATGAAAATAAAAGATCTGGAAATCAACGGCGTCACCTTTCTGGCACCTTTGGCCGGGATTACCAATCTGCCTTTCAGGCAGCTGATAAAGGATTGCGGATGCGCTGTGGTATGCTCGGAGATGATCAGTGCCAAAGGCATATTCTACAATTCGGAAAAAACCATAACCCTGCTTGAGTCCAAGGAGAGCGAACGGCCCTTGTCCGTACAGATTTTTGGATCGGATCCTGTGTCCATGGGTCAGGCTGCGGCCTTTATCAGTGATTTGGGAACAGCCGATATCATTGACATCAATTTTGGATGCAGTGTAAGAAAAGTGATCAAACAGGGGGCCGGTGTGGCATTGATGAAAGAGCCGGGGCTTGCCCAAAAAATTATAAAGGCTGTCAGGGAGGCCACATCCCTTCCCTTTACCATAAAAATACGCAGCGGCTGGGATGCGTCCGGGGATCAGGCTGTGAATCTGGCGAAAATCGCCGAAGATCAGGGGGTTGACGCCATTGTCGTTCACCCGAGGACCGCAGCCCAGGGATTCAAGGGCCAGGCGGATTGGCAACAGATTGCGAGGGTTAAACAGGCCATCCAAATTCCCGTAATCGGAAACGGCGATATCATTACCCCCCAGGATGCAGGCGACATGCTTTCCCAAACCGGTTGTGACGCCGTTATGGTCGGCAGGGCGGCCATGGCAAATCCGTTCATCCTGTCACAGATCGAACAGTATGTGGCCCATGGCACATTCACCCGCCCTGAACCTTGGGATATTTTCAGAAAAATGGAAGCGCTGACCCAGGGGTATGTGTCCTATTTCGGGGAAATCACGGCGTGCAGGATGCTCCGTGGGCGGCTTGCATGGTTTGTTCGGGGATTGCCCGGCTCAGCTGTGTTTCGCAAAGAGTTATCAACTCTTGACAGCAGCGCCCAGGCCCATGAGATGATTCGGGAATTTGAGGCAGGTCTTAACGCTTGA
- the era gene encoding GTPase Era, giving the protein MSKITRSGFVGIIGAPNAGKSTLLNQVLGQKISITSKKPQTTRDRIIGIVNRPHSQIVFLDTPGIHKSTTLLNQRIVDQAMQAMDDVDLILFMVDSTSRNYSSEKMIVKRFEAVEKPVILALNKIDLAKKAVVYEQVEMFRHMYEFETIVPVSARKNTQVDLLLKEVESCLPEGPPLYPEETFTDVSEKYMVSEIIREKVFRLTGMEIPYSSAVTVDAFDVEKKLIVIHASIHLVRDSQKGIVIGKNGSMLQRIGSDARKDIEQMLGSKVLLKLFVKVTRDWVSNKRHLSEFGY; this is encoded by the coding sequence ATGTCTAAAATCACCCGTTCGGGGTTCGTGGGTATTATCGGTGCCCCCAATGCCGGCAAATCCACCCTGCTCAATCAGGTCCTGGGTCAAAAAATATCCATTACATCAAAAAAGCCCCAGACCACCCGGGACCGGATCATCGGCATTGTAAATCGCCCCCACTCCCAGATCGTGTTTCTGGATACGCCGGGAATTCACAAAAGCACAACCCTGCTTAATCAGCGAATCGTGGACCAGGCCATGCAGGCCATGGATGATGTGGATCTAATTCTTTTCATGGTGGACAGCACATCCCGCAACTATTCATCGGAAAAAATGATCGTAAAGCGGTTTGAAGCCGTGGAGAAACCGGTTATCCTGGCATTGAACAAAATTGATCTGGCAAAAAAAGCGGTTGTGTATGAGCAGGTGGAAATGTTCCGGCATATGTATGAGTTTGAAACCATTGTCCCTGTCTCTGCCAGAAAAAACACCCAGGTGGATCTGCTTCTCAAGGAAGTGGAATCCTGTTTACCCGAGGGACCGCCCCTCTATCCCGAGGAGACCTTTACCGATGTTTCCGAAAAATATATGGTCAGCGAAATTATCCGGGAAAAGGTGTTCAGACTAACGGGGATGGAGATCCCCTATTCATCAGCTGTAACGGTGGATGCCTTTGATGTGGAAAAAAAGCTGATCGTCATCCATGCAAGCATCCATCTGGTGCGCGATTCCCAAAAGGGTATTGTCATTGGAAAAAACGGAAGTATGCTCCAGCGCATCGGATCAGACGCCCGGAAAGATATTGAACAGATGCTGGGCAGCAAGGTGTTGCTTAAGCTGTTTGTTAAGGTGACGCGGGATTGGGTGTCTAATAAACGGCACCTCAGTGAATTCGGATATTAA
- a CDS encoding ATP-binding cassette domain-containing protein produces MEKENPNRDTETDILNLGLDRLMEKYPYLKDFFSALEIDPGPGQTTLAMRIKSLTADHLSKFGLDHESLSAQMLEFISKMEQPRHKSHGSLDHLVIEAGFDKSGRPEAMGITLMPGEVVSVVGPTGSGKSQLLSDIECLAQGDTPSGRNVLPDGQPLDAQSRFSGEFRLVAQLSQNMNFVMDLTVEAFLQMHAESRLINNIPEKIKQIYRSAVMLAGEPFSLDTAITSLSGGQSRALMIADVAYLSASPVVLIDEIENAGIDRVKAISLLLNKEKIVLIATHDPLLALSCDRRIVIKNGGIADVVKTLDTEKKSAVCLSDLDKKLSLLRERVRKGKHLIFDQNYFFEQP; encoded by the coding sequence ATGGAAAAAGAGAACCCAAACCGCGACACAGAGACAGATATATTGAATCTTGGGTTGGACCGGCTAATGGAAAAATATCCATATTTAAAGGATTTTTTCAGTGCCCTTGAGATAGATCCCGGCCCGGGGCAAACGACACTGGCCATGCGCATTAAAAGCCTGACCGCGGACCATCTGTCCAAATTCGGCCTGGACCACGAATCCCTGTCTGCCCAGATGCTGGAATTCATTTCAAAAATGGAGCAACCCCGCCACAAAAGCCATGGCAGCCTCGACCATCTGGTCATTGAGGCCGGTTTTGATAAAAGCGGACGCCCGGAAGCCATGGGCATCACCCTTATGCCCGGCGAGGTGGTCAGTGTGGTGGGCCCAACAGGTTCGGGCAAAAGCCAACTGCTTTCGGATATTGAGTGCCTGGCCCAGGGAGACACCCCTTCGGGGCGAAACGTCCTGCCCGACGGACAACCGCTGGATGCACAGTCACGTTTTTCCGGCGAATTCAGGCTGGTGGCCCAGCTTTCCCAGAATATGAATTTTGTCATGGATCTGACCGTGGAGGCATTTTTGCAAATGCATGCCGAAAGCCGCCTGATCAACAATATTCCCGAAAAAATAAAACAGATATACCGGTCCGCTGTCATGCTTGCCGGTGAACCCTTTTCCCTGGACACGGCCATTACCTCCCTGTCCGGCGGCCAGTCCCGGGCGCTGATGATCGCCGATGTTGCCTATCTGAGCGCCTCCCCCGTGGTGTTGATCGATGAGATTGAAAATGCAGGCATCGACCGAGTCAAAGCAATCTCCCTGCTGCTCAACAAGGAAAAAATTGTCCTCATAGCCACCCATGACCCCCTTCTGGCACTGTCCTGTGACCGGCGCATCGTGATAAAGAACGGCGGCATTGCCGATGTTGTCAAAACCCTGGACACGGAAAAAAAGAGTGCCGTCTGCCTATCCGATCTGGACAAAAAACTAAGCCTTTTACGGGAACGGGTTCGAAAGGGCAAACACCTCATTTTCGATCAAAATTATTTCTTCGAACAGCCTTGA
- a CDS encoding pyridoxal phosphate-dependent aminotransferase, with protein sequence MTVAKRCEQMKPFIAMDVMEKIHKMEAQGIDVIHMEIGEPDFNVPECVNRVCIEALEQNETCYTNSLGDIRLRRAISDYHKRIYGTTVDPDQILVTNGTSPAMLLVFSALLDPGDEIIVSDPHYACYANFIRYVQGEPVFVEVHEQDGFIYTPEAIREKITPKTKAIFINSPSNPTGTVISADRMKEIVDVAKEHGLYVVSDEIYHGLTYEGKDHSILEFTDQAFVLNGFSKLFAMTGLRLGYLIAPPKFVRALQVLQQNFFICANSVTQLAGAAALTDAEEETKVMCDTYNERRKFMIKRLKEMGLSMMVEPTGAFYVFVNFKHISTDSYALAFDILEKAHIGVTPGIDFGANGEGYIRFSYANSLENLKIGMDRLEEYLKRYA encoded by the coding sequence ATGACTGTGGCCAAACGATGTGAACAGATGAAACCGTTCATTGCCATGGACGTGATGGAAAAGATCCATAAAATGGAAGCCCAGGGGATTGACGTCATTCACATGGAGATCGGCGAACCCGACTTCAATGTGCCGGAATGCGTCAACCGGGTCTGTATCGAGGCGTTAGAACAGAACGAAACCTGTTACACCAACAGCTTGGGCGATATTCGCCTGCGCCGGGCCATCAGTGATTATCACAAGCGCATCTACGGCACGACGGTTGATCCCGATCAGATACTTGTAACCAACGGAACCTCTCCGGCCATGCTTCTGGTGTTCAGCGCACTGTTGGATCCCGGCGATGAGATCATCGTTTCAGATCCCCATTATGCCTGCTATGCCAATTTCATCCGCTATGTCCAGGGGGAACCTGTTTTTGTCGAAGTGCATGAGCAGGACGGGTTTATATATACCCCCGAAGCCATCAGGGAAAAAATCACACCCAAAACCAAGGCGATTTTTATCAACTCTCCGTCCAACCCCACGGGCACAGTCATCTCCGCAGACCGGATGAAAGAAATTGTGGACGTTGCCAAAGAACACGGGCTGTACGTTGTTTCCGATGAAATCTACCACGGTCTGACCTATGAAGGCAAAGATCACTCTATTCTGGAATTTACCGACCAGGCATTTGTGCTCAACGGGTTTTCCAAACTGTTTGCCATGACAGGGCTTCGGTTAGGGTACCTGATTGCCCCTCCAAAATTTGTCCGGGCTCTTCAGGTGCTGCAGCAGAACTTCTTTATCTGCGCCAATTCTGTGACCCAGCTGGCCGGGGCCGCTGCGCTGACCGATGCGGAGGAAGAAACCAAGGTCATGTGTGATACGTATAATGAGCGCCGAAAATTCATGATCAAGCGCCTGAAGGAGATGGGTCTGTCGATGATGGTGGAACCCACGGGTGCGTTTTATGTTTTTGTAAATTTTAAACATATTTCCACTGACTCCTATGCCCTGGCATTTGACATCCTGGAAAAGGCACACATCGGGGTGACCCCGGGTATTGATTTCGGCGCCAATGGAGAGGGATACATTCGATTCTCCTATGCCAATTCCCTGGAAAACCTTAAAATCGGAATGGACCGACTGGAAGAATATTTGAAAAGGTATGCATGA
- the queF gene encoding preQ(1) synthase, whose product MENKHYDTPFTVDTADVITPDLLEPIEYAYKSKRSIDIKITQPEYTSVCPMTGLPDNGTIIIDYRPDAHLVELKSLKFYLMQYRNVGMFYEHVVNKILDDLVSVIKPLYMKVTGEFTPRGGISSVGSAEYTKGEADN is encoded by the coding sequence ATGGAAAACAAACACTACGACACCCCTTTTACCGTGGATACGGCCGATGTCATCACACCGGATCTGCTGGAACCCATTGAATACGCATATAAATCAAAACGCAGCATTGATATTAAAATCACCCAGCCCGAATACACGTCGGTCTGTCCCATGACAGGCCTGCCGGATAACGGGACGATCATCATCGACTACCGTCCCGATGCCCATCTGGTGGAGTTGAAGTCACTTAAATTTTATTTGATGCAGTACAGAAACGTCGGGATGTTTTATGAACATGTGGTAAATAAAATCCTGGACGATCTGGTCTCGGTGATCAAGCCGCTTTACATGAAGGTAACAGGCGAATTCACCCCCCGCGGCGGGATTTCGTCCGTTGGATCTGCCGAATATACCAAGGGCGAAGCCGATAATTAA
- the hisG gene encoding ATP phosphoribosyltransferase, translating to MDKKLKLGIPKGSLQNATVNLFRRSGWKINVEGRSYFPDIDDDTIECALCRAQEMSINVESGVIDAGLTGLDWVAEHESDVHVVTDLVYSKVSARPARWVIAVAGDSEINSLEDLEGKTISTELVKFTKRFFESRNIHVNVKFSWGATEAKIVSGLADAIVEITETESTIRAHNLKVIHEIMKTNTQLIANKTAWQDPAKREKIEQIAMLLQAALVAEKLVMLKMNVPESKIAAVVDLLPSLNAPTVASLYQSNWFSVETVVENSVVRDLIPQLLKAGAEGIIECSLNKVI from the coding sequence ATGGATAAAAAGTTAAAGCTGGGCATTCCCAAAGGAAGCCTGCAGAATGCAACCGTCAACCTGTTCAGACGTTCGGGATGGAAAATAAACGTTGAAGGCAGAAGCTATTTCCCGGACATTGATGATGACACCATTGAATGCGCCCTGTGCCGGGCCCAGGAAATGTCAATCAATGTGGAATCCGGCGTTATTGATGCAGGCCTAACCGGTCTTGACTGGGTGGCTGAACACGAGTCTGATGTCCACGTTGTGACGGATCTTGTTTATTCAAAGGTATCTGCCCGGCCCGCCCGGTGGGTAATTGCCGTGGCAGGAGATTCTGAAATCAACAGTCTTGAGGATCTGGAAGGCAAAACCATTTCCACCGAACTTGTAAAATTTACAAAACGCTTTTTTGAATCCCGCAACATTCATGTCAATGTAAAATTTTCCTGGGGCGCCACGGAAGCCAAAATCGTATCCGGCTTGGCTGATGCCATTGTGGAAATCACCGAGACCGAAAGCACGATCCGGGCCCACAATTTAAAGGTGATCCACGAGATCATGAAGACCAACACCCAGCTGATTGCCAATAAAACCGCCTGGCAGGATCCGGCCAAACGAGAAAAAATTGAGCAGATTGCCATGTTGCTCCAGGCAGCCCTTGTGGCGGAAAAGCTTGTAATGCTTAAAATGAATGTCCCTGAATCAAAAATTGCTGCTGTGGTAGACCTGCTGCCAAGCCTCAACGCCCCCACCGTGGCCTCCCTGTACCAGTCCAACTGGTTCTCCGTGGAGACTGTGGTTGAAAACAGTGTGGTCCGGGACCTGATCCCCCAGCTGTTGAAGGCTGGTGCTGAAGGTATCATTGAATGCTCATTGAATAAGGTGATCTAA